One window of the Gammaproteobacteria bacterium genome contains the following:
- a CDS encoding MmgE/PrpD family protein yields the protein MSATRAVIDFILETNIADFPERLLSEGRRCVLDGTGVILAGSTDACSRIVQDQIAAQGGHAEATIFGLPDTRAPAPLAARANGTAGHAMDFDDTQLSNAPDRIFGLLTHPTVAPLSAGYAMAERVGATGAEFLEAFLIGFEVECKIAEAIDPRHYREGFHSTATIGTLGACATAARLAGLEADELAMALGIAASLSSGIRLGFGTMTKPLHAGRAAENGIVAVELAARGFTAGNDALEAPWGFFRVFGGGFEPERLVGALGAPYTLLDPGVSVKPFPSGSLGHPSMAAMLELVTGHDLAPDDIAGITFRAGHNILKPLRYPVPTNELEAKFCIPFVLSSIVLRRRAGIREFHDDFVLSEEAADMMRRVTVRFDEAIDARGYDRMRSAIDVHLRDGTELHTEADTYPGGPERPLSREELHAKFRDCASLVMDDVGIDGALETLERVDELGDIGELVRTTVHASGTGP from the coding sequence GTGAGCGCGACACGCGCGGTCATCGACTTCATCCTCGAAACGAACATCGCGGACTTCCCGGAGCGGCTGCTGAGCGAGGGTCGGCGCTGCGTGCTGGACGGCACGGGCGTGATCCTCGCCGGGTCCACGGATGCCTGCTCCCGCATCGTGCAGGACCAGATCGCGGCGCAGGGGGGGCATGCCGAGGCGACCATCTTCGGGCTGCCGGACACCCGTGCCCCGGCCCCGCTCGCGGCGCGCGCCAACGGCACGGCGGGCCACGCGATGGACTTCGACGACACGCAGCTCTCGAACGCCCCCGACCGCATCTTCGGGCTCCTCACGCACCCCACGGTGGCGCCGCTGTCGGCGGGCTACGCGATGGCGGAACGGGTCGGAGCCACGGGCGCCGAGTTCCTGGAGGCGTTCCTCATCGGCTTCGAGGTGGAGTGCAAGATCGCCGAGGCGATCGATCCGCGGCACTACCGGGAAGGGTTCCACTCGACCGCGACCATCGGCACGCTCGGGGCCTGCGCGACGGCCGCCAGGCTGGCCGGGCTGGAGGCGGACGAGCTCGCCATGGCGCTCGGCATCGCGGCGAGCCTCTCGTCGGGGATCCGGCTCGGCTTCGGCACCATGACCAAGCCGCTCCACGCCGGGCGCGCTGCCGAGAACGGCATCGTGGCGGTCGAACTCGCGGCGCGCGGCTTCACGGCCGGGAACGATGCGCTGGAGGCGCCGTGGGGCTTCTTCCGCGTGTTCGGCGGCGGCTTCGAGCCCGAACGGCTGGTCGGCGCCCTCGGCGCGCCCTACACCCTGCTCGACCCCGGCGTGTCCGTGAAGCCCTTCCCCTCGGGAAGCCTCGGCCACCCCAGCATGGCCGCCATGCTCGAACTCGTAACTGGGCACGACCTCGCACCGGACGACATCGCCGGCATCACCTTCCGCGCCGGCCACAACATCCTGAAACCGCTCAGGTATCCTGTCCCCACCAACGAGCTGGAGGCGAAGTTCTGCATCCCCTTCGTCCTCTCGAGCATCGTCCTCCGGCGCCGGGCCGGAATCCGCGAGTTCCACGACGACTTCGTCCTCTCCGAGGAGGCGGCGGACATGATGCGCCGGGTGACGGTCCGGTTCGACGAGGCCATCGACGCGCGCGGCTACGACCGCATGCGCAGCGCCATCGACGTCCACCTCCGTGACGGCACCGAACTCCACACCGAGGCGGACACGTATCCCGGCGGCCCGGAGCGGCCCCTGAGCCGGGAGGAACTGCACGCGAAGTTCCGCGACTGCGCGAGCCTCGTGATGGACGATGTGGGCATTGATGGGGCGCTAGAAACGCTCGAGCGCGTGGACGAGCTGGGGGACATCGGGGAGTTGGTGCGTACTACCGTTCACGCCTCCGGTACCGGCCCATGA
- a CDS encoding tripartite tricarboxylate transporter permease has translation MTAFLDGLLTALQPGNLAALLAGSLLGVFAGAMPGLSSTVGLALVLPVTFALDPTPALLMMVSIYMAAEYGGSITAIAIGVPGSSPALATTFDGYAMTRRGEAGRALGISLFSSMSGGLLGTILLVLALGPLSRAAIAFGPAEYFGLGVFGLSIVANLVGRDPLKGIISALLGLVFFIVGLDVLTGAPRLTLGTNMLMDGLGLVPMLIGFFAIAEALKAVAGGREATAPGAGITGALPKARELFGLWRTILRGSAIGGVIGAIPGAGATIASIVAWNEERRVSKDRERFGTGVPAGIAAPEAANNSCVGAAMIPLLALGIPGSASAAVLLGGLTVQGVAPGPLLMAERAELVYALYAGFLVAVLLMLAVGRLGIPLWTRVVRLRPSILMPLVVAISLVGVFALRGNAADAWVALFFGVVGFAMLRAGYPLAPAVLGLILGPMIETNYRRALTLSSGSHTIFLESPIGLVLLALAVVSFAAPAIRNRLVSGKRQAKEQE, from the coding sequence GTGACGGCCTTCCTCGACGGTCTCCTGACGGCGCTCCAGCCGGGGAACCTCGCCGCGCTGCTGGCGGGCAGCCTGCTCGGGGTGTTCGCGGGGGCGATGCCAGGGCTGAGCTCGACGGTGGGACTCGCGCTCGTCCTCCCGGTCACCTTCGCGCTCGACCCGACGCCGGCGCTCCTGATGATGGTCTCGATCTACATGGCGGCGGAGTACGGGGGATCGATCACGGCGATCGCGATCGGGGTTCCAGGCAGTTCGCCCGCGCTCGCGACGACCTTCGACGGCTACGCCATGACGCGCCGGGGCGAGGCGGGGCGCGCGCTGGGGATCTCCCTCTTCTCGTCCATGAGCGGGGGGCTCCTGGGGACGATTCTCCTCGTGCTGGCGCTCGGGCCGCTCTCGCGGGCGGCGATCGCCTTCGGGCCGGCGGAGTACTTCGGGCTCGGCGTGTTCGGCCTGTCGATCGTCGCGAACCTCGTGGGAAGGGATCCTCTGAAGGGGATCATCAGCGCGCTGCTGGGACTCGTGTTCTTCATCGTCGGGCTGGACGTGCTCACGGGGGCGCCAAGGCTCACGCTGGGCACGAACATGCTCATGGACGGGCTCGGGCTGGTGCCGATGCTGATCGGCTTCTTCGCCATCGCCGAGGCACTGAAGGCGGTGGCCGGCGGACGCGAGGCGACGGCGCCCGGGGCCGGCATCACGGGGGCGCTGCCCAAGGCCCGCGAGCTGTTCGGGCTCTGGCGCACGATTCTGCGCGGGTCGGCGATCGGCGGAGTGATCGGAGCCATTCCCGGCGCCGGGGCGACGATCGCCTCGATCGTGGCGTGGAACGAGGAGCGGCGCGTCTCGAAGGACCGGGAGCGGTTCGGGACGGGAGTGCCGGCCGGCATCGCGGCGCCCGAGGCGGCGAACAACTCCTGCGTGGGCGCCGCCATGATCCCCCTTCTCGCGCTGGGGATTCCGGGGTCGGCCAGCGCCGCCGTGCTGCTCGGGGGCCTCACTGTGCAGGGCGTCGCCCCGGGCCCGCTGCTGATGGCCGAGCGCGCCGAACTTGTCTACGCGCTCTACGCCGGGTTCCTGGTGGCGGTGCTGCTCATGCTGGCCGTTGGCCGCCTCGGGATCCCGCTGTGGACGCGCGTCGTGCGGCTGCGGCCGTCGATCCTGATGCCGCTGGTCGTCGCCATCTCGCTCGTGGGCGTCTTCGCCCTGCGCGGGAACGCAGCCGACGCCTGGGTGGCCCTCTTCTTCGGGGTCGTCGGCTTCGCCATGCTGCGCGCCGGGTATCCGCTGGCGCCAGCCGTGCTCGGCCTCATCCTCGGTCCCATGATCGAGACCAACTATCGGCGGGCTCTCACGCTGTCTTCGGGCTCGCACACGATCTTCCTCGAGAGTCCGATCGGCCTGGTGCTGCTCGCGCTGGCGGTGGTCAGCTTCGCGGCCCCGGCGATCAGGAACCGTCTCGTTTCCGGAAAACGACAAGCAAAGGAGCAAGAGTGA
- a CDS encoding tripartite tricarboxylate transporter TctB family protein, translated as MGSRSARASLPRRLLTETVLLAAIGAAVLLDSRGYPPSLTEGAPGPAFFPRLLAVLLIACAAWLAVRAWRGAGEGGSGGGSAGASGGESRAARSRGNSGAARSRGNVASDSAAGSGVRSRIPRLGVWIAVGWIAAFLLVWPRLGTVLSVPLLVVGLMWLTGERSWRTMVSVPLAFAGFIYLVFMVLLGVPLPAGF; from the coding sequence ATGGGTAGCCGTTCCGCGCGCGCAAGCCTGCCGCGACGCCTCCTGACGGAGACGGTGCTGCTCGCCGCCATCGGAGCCGCGGTCCTGCTCGACTCGCGCGGTTATCCCCCTTCGCTGACCGAGGGCGCCCCGGGCCCGGCCTTCTTCCCCCGGCTGCTCGCGGTGCTCCTCATCGCCTGCGCGGCCTGGCTCGCGGTCCGAGCGTGGCGCGGCGCGGGGGAGGGAGGCTCGGGCGGCGGATCCGCCGGCGCATCGGGCGGCGAATCCCGCGCAGCACGTTCCCGCGGAAACTCCGGCGCGGCGCGTTCCCGCGGAAACGTTGCCTCGGACTCTGCCGCGGGCTCGGGCGTCAGAAGCCGAATCCCGCGCTTGGGAGTCTGGATCGCCGTCGGGTGGATCGCCGCCTTCCTCCTCGTGTGGCCGCGGCTCGGAACCGTCCTCTCGGTGCCGCTCCTCGTCGTCGGTCTCATGTGGCTGACGGGCGAGCGTTCGTGGCGGACGATGGTCTCGGTGCCGCTCGCCTTTGCCGGGTTCATCTACCTCGTGTTCATGGTGCTGCTCGGCGTGCCGCTGCCGGCCGGGTTCTGA